Proteins encoded in a region of the Nicotiana tomentosiformis chromosome 9, ASM39032v3, whole genome shotgun sequence genome:
- the LOC138899292 gene encoding uncharacterized protein produces MSSNLVMDGKALLRKLGFCLKVSFEMHRNYKEENKYEHYMKTIVIVIKMEELFEQLLESGEVQSGKGLNQERGLQRPGDIRWGSHCKTLDNFVILFSSIVHVLGVIECEGDVNDRLQAEALLGKIKAFEFIFLFHLMLKVLIMSNELSKTFQTKEQDIINAMVFLHKGKVARNER; encoded by the exons ATGTCATCAAATTTGGTTATGGACGGAAAAGCTTTGCTAAGGAAATTAGGGTTTTGCCTAAAGGTGTCTTTTGAGATGCATAGAAATTACAAAGAAGAGAATAAGTACGAACACTACATGAAGACAATTGTCATAGTAATAAAAATGGAAG AATTGTTTGAGCAATTGCTAGAGAGTGGTGAAGTTCAAAGTGGGAAAGGATTAAATCAAGAGCGAGGGCTTCAAAGGCCAGGTGACATTCGTTGGGGATCACATTGTAAAACATTGGATaactttgttattttattttcttctattgttCATGTGCTTGGGGTGATTGAATGTGAAGGTGATGTTAATGATAGGCTGCAAGCAGAAGCACTTTTGGGTAAAATTAAAGCATTtgaatttattttcttgtttcacttaatgttgaaagttttgATAATGTCAAACGAGTTGAGCAAAACTTTCCAGACGAAAGAGCAAGATATTATCAATGCGATGGTATTTCTTCACAAAGGAAAGGTTGCAAGGAATGAGAGATGA
- the LOC104115594 gene encoding uncharacterized protein At5g65660, giving the protein MGEEEGWGWPPTPSGSPMYITKDDHWTHFDNSVNAVSFGFVATAILISMFLVMAIFERFLRPNSPALSPSGSRNLGDIESQIGFNGKLGYPTQKVSTNAREVSVLMPGEDIPTFIANPAPVPCPPERDPWPPHQQNSLPGFLNSDSNA; this is encoded by the exons ATGGGAGAAGAAGAGGGGTGGGGTTGGCCACCTACACCAAGTGGATCACCAATGTACATAACAAAAGATGATCATTGGACTCATTTTGATAACTCTGTTAATGCTGTTTCCTTTGGATTTGTTGCCACTGCCATTCTCATCTCTATGTTTCTTGTCATGGCTATTTTTGAGAGGTTTCTCAGACCCAACTCGCCGGCTTTGTCGCCGTCCGGTAGCCGGAATCTTGGTGACATTGAGTCCCAAATTGGTTTCAATGGAAAACTTGGTTATCCAACACAAAAA GTATCAACAAATGCCCGAGAAGTATCAGTGTTGATGCCAGGGGAAGACATCCCTACTTTTATAGCTAATCCTGCTCCTGTACCCTGTCCTCCCGAACGCGATCCATGGCCTCCCCATCAACAGAATTCCTTGCCCGGTTTCTTGAACTCCGACTCAAATGCATAG
- the LOC138899291 gene encoding uncharacterized protein: MLLQLADRTVKRPSGILDDVLVQVGKFVFPADFVILDCRVNEEIPIILGRPFLATGRALIDCETGELKMRLNDEEITFNVQKFMRRPSEFANCSLIEAVDVILEEEDETLNAKDPLAVCPMNLEEVNGEDLAEWVLALEGQGFWKRELEFESLHLEERKTPPAKPSIEEPPQLELKSLPPHLRYAFLGPNSTLLVIISSSLLDVPEEQLLQILLEDGHKPSREHQRRLNPNMKEVVKKEVIKWLDARIIFPFSDSNWISPVQCVPKKGGMTVVQNKNNELISIRTVTGWRICMDYRRLNKATRKDHFPLSLIDQMLDRLAGRSHYCFLDGYSGYNHISIALEDREKMSFTCPYGVYAFRRMSFGLCNAPATFQKCMMAIFTDMVEDIMEVFMDDFSVVGDSFDDCLKNLKRVLKICVETNLVLN, translated from the exons ATGTTACTACAGCTAGCCGACCGGACAGTGAAGAGGCCATCaggtatccttgatgatgtactAGTGCAGGTTGGAAAATTTGTGTTtccagcagattttgtcattctggactgTCGGGTTAACGAGGAGATCCCTataattttgggaagaccattcttggccactgggagagctctaattgattgtgaaactggagAGCTAAAAATGAGACTGAACGATGAAGAGATAACATTCAATGTGCAGAAGTTTATGCGGCGACCAAGTGAATTTGCTAATTGCTCTCTGATAGAAGCTGtggatgtaattttggaggaAGAAGATGAGACTTTGAACgctaaagaccctctagcagTATGTCCCATGAACTTAGAGGAGGTAAATGGAGAGGACTTGGCAGAGTGGGTGCtggctcttgaaggccaagggttctggaaaagagagctcgaatttgagtctttgcatttagaagaaagaaagactcctccagctaagccatcgatcgaagagccaccacagttggaactGAAATCGCTACCACCTCatctcaggtatgctttcttaggacctaactcaactttacttgttattatctcatctAGTTTGTTAGATGTGCCAGAAGAACAGCTTTTGCAG attttACTGGAAGACggccacaaaccttccagagaacatcaaagaaggctgaaccccaacatgaaagaagtcgtgaaaaaggaggtgataaagtggttagatgcgagAATCATTTTCCCCTTCTCTGACAGCAATTGGATTAGCCCAgttcaatgtgtgccaaagaaaggtggAATGACTGTGGTACAAAACAAGAACAACGAGTTGATCTCAATAAGAACAGTCACAGGAtggcgaatttgtatggactacagaagattgaataaggccacccgaaaagaccattttccattgtCGCTCATTGATCAGATGTTAGATAGATTGGCTGGGAGGTCTCACTACTGCTTtctggatggatactcggggtataatcaTATATCTATTGCCCTGGAAGATAGAGAAAAAATGTcattcacctgtccatatggCGTCTACGCTTTCCGAAGAATGTCGTTCGGCCTATGTAATGCACCCGCCACATTTCAAaagtgcatgatggccatcttcacagaTATGGTGGAAGACATAAtggaggtcttcatggatgatttctcagtggtgggagactcattcgatgattgcctaaaGAATCTGAAAAGAGTGCTGAAAATATGTGTGGAGACTAATCTGGTGCTCAACTAG